In a genomic window of Apteryx mantelli isolate bAptMan1 chromosome 2, bAptMan1.hap1, whole genome shotgun sequence:
- the TRDMT1 gene encoding tRNA (cytosine(38)-C(5))-methyltransferase isoform X3 produces the protein MAPLRVLELYSGIGGMHQALKDSCMSAEVVAAVDVNTLANEIYKHNFPSTPLWAKTIEGITLKEFDRLSFDMILMSPPCQPFTRTGLQGDVSDPRTKSFLYILDILPRLQKLPKYILLENVKGFESSSARNELLQTLETCGFKYQEFLLSPTCLGIPNSRLRYFLIAKLHPTPFSFQALGEILTRFPDQDLKDLIKDKVADKLAEASSSLLSKEKNLDSSIGPDCSSKKNVPKGAFLFKLETAEEMERKHSQDNDSSIQMLKDFLEEDNEEMSQYLLPPKSLLRYAFLLDIVKPTCRRSTCFTKGYGHYVEGTGSVLQTAVDIQLESVFKCIEMMPEEEKLMKLSTLKLRYFTPREIANLHGFPPEFGFPDKVTIKQCYRLLGNSLNVHVVAKLISFLLG, from the exons ATAGCTGCATGTCTGCAGAAGTTGTTGCCGCTGTTGATGTGAACACTCTTGCCAATGAGATTTATAAACACAACTTTCCCAGCACACCATTATGGGCAAAAACAATTGAG GGCATAACACTGAAAGAATTTGACAGATTATCTTTTGATATGATTTTGATGAGTCCTCCCTGTCAGCCATTTACAAG AACTGGTCTGCAAGGTGATGTATCTGATCCACGGACAAAGAGTTTTCTCTATATCCTTGATATTCTCCCAAG gCTCCAGAAGCTTCCGAAATACATACTCTTAGAAAATGTTAAAGGATTTGAATCTTCTTCTGCAAG AAATGAACTTTTGCAAACACTAGAAACATGTGGATTTAAATATCAAGAATTTCTCTTGTCTCCAACCTGT CTTGGCATTCCTAATTCTAGGCTGCGATATTTTCTAATTGCAAAGCTTCACCCAACACCATTTTCCTTTCAAGCTCTTGGTGAG ATATTGACAAGGTTCCCAGATCAAGATCTAAAAGACTTAATCAAGGACAAAGTTGCTGACAAACTGGCTGAAGCTAGTTCTTCCTTGCTTTctaaagagaagaatttggatTCAAGCATTGGTCCTGATTGCAGCAGCAAGAAGAACGTACCAAAAGGGGCCTTTCTTTTTAAGCttgaaacagcagaagaaatggaaaggaagCATAGTCAGGACAATGATTCCTCTATTCAAATGCTGAAGGATTTCCTGGAAGAGGATAATGAAGAAATGAGTCAGTATTTGTTACCACCAAAGTCCTTATTGCGCTATGCTTTTTTGTTAGACATTGTTAAACCCACCTGCCGGAGATCCACATGCTTCACAAAAGG GTATGGACACTATGTAGAAGGCACAGGCTCAGTTCTTCAGACAGCAGTAGATATACAG CTTGAATCAGTGTTTAAATGCATTGAGATGATGCCAGAAGAAGAGAAGCTTATGAAACTGTCAACATTAAAACTGAGGTACTTTACCCCAAGAGAAATAGCAAATCTCCATGGATTCCCTCCAGAATTTG GCTTCCCTGACAAAGTAACAATAAAGCAATGCTACCGTCTTTTGGGAAACAGCCTCAATGTACACGTGGTGGCAAAATTGATCTCCTTTCTACTTGGATAA